In one Thioclava sp. ES.031 genomic region, the following are encoded:
- a CDS encoding phenylacetate--CoA ligase family protein: MGEHFDELETRSADAREASLAECLPALIGAAMKAPGIAAHLHGVDPSAITSREALAKLPVLRKSDLGAAQKGAPPFGGLVTKPAHAFAHIFQSPGPIYEPGDTSHNWWRLGRFVHAAGVGPGDIVQNCFGYHLTPAGMMFENAARAVGAAVLPAGTGQTELQVRAAVDIGTTTYAGTPDYLRIILEKAEEMGEALKITKATVSGGALFPSLRQDYADRGIACLQCYATADLGNIAYESAAMEGMIVDEGVIVEIVRPGTGDPVAPGEVGEVVVTTLNPDYPLIRFATGDLSAVMEGVSPCGRTNMRIKGWMGRADQTTKIKGMFVRPEQVASFVSAHAEVQKARVIATRDGEMDVMTVQIETEADDPARFDGGIREALKMKGVIELVSPGSLPNDGKVIDDQRKYD; this comes from the coding sequence ATGGGCGAACATTTCGACGAATTGGAAACCCGCAGCGCCGACGCGCGTGAGGCCTCTCTGGCGGAGTGCCTGCCGGCTCTGATCGGCGCGGCGATGAAGGCTCCGGGGATCGCGGCGCATCTGCACGGCGTCGATCCGAGCGCGATCACCTCGCGCGAGGCGCTCGCGAAGCTGCCGGTGCTGCGCAAATCCGACCTTGGCGCTGCGCAGAAAGGCGCGCCGCCCTTCGGCGGGCTGGTCACGAAACCCGCCCATGCCTTCGCGCATATCTTCCAGTCGCCCGGCCCGATCTATGAGCCCGGCGATACCAGCCACAACTGGTGGCGGTTGGGGCGTTTCGTCCATGCCGCAGGCGTCGGTCCCGGCGATATCGTGCAGAACTGCTTTGGTTATCACCTCACCCCGGCGGGCATGATGTTCGAGAATGCCGCGCGCGCGGTGGGCGCCGCAGTTCTGCCCGCAGGCACCGGCCAGACCGAACTGCAGGTGCGTGCCGCCGTCGATATCGGCACCACCACTTACGCGGGCACGCCCGATTACCTGCGCATCATTCTCGAGAAGGCCGAGGAGATGGGCGAGGCGCTGAAAATCACCAAGGCTACCGTGTCGGGCGGCGCGCTCTTCCCGAGCCTGCGTCAGGATTATGCGGATCGCGGCATCGCCTGCCTGCAATGCTACGCCACCGCCGATCTGGGCAATATCGCCTATGAGAGCGCCGCGATGGAGGGAATGATCGTGGACGAGGGCGTGATCGTCGAGATCGTCCGCCCCGGCACCGGCGATCCGGTGGCCCCCGGCGAGGTCGGCGAAGTCGTCGTGACCACGCTCAACCCCGACTACCCGCTGATCCGCTTCGCCACTGGCGATCTCTCGGCGGTGATGGAAGGCGTCAGCCCCTGTGGGCGCACCAATATGCGCATCAAGGGCTGGATGGGGCGCGCCGATCAGACGACCAAGATCAAGGGCATGTTCGTGCGCCCCGAGCAGGTCGCCAGCTTCGTCTCGGCCCATGCAGAGGTGCAAAAGGCCCGCGTCATCGCCACCCGCGACGGCGAGATGGACGTGATGACCGTGCAGATCGAGACCGAGGCCGACGATCCCGCCCGCTTCGACGGTGGCATCCGCGAGGCGCTGAAGATGAAGGGCGTGATCGAACTGGTGTCGCCCGGCTCTTTGCCCAATGATGGGAAGGTCATCGACGACCAGCGCAAATACGACTGA
- the ykgO gene encoding type B 50S ribosomal protein L36 produces MKVRNSLRSLKQRHRDCQVVRRKGRVYVINKTQKRFKARQG; encoded by the coding sequence ATGAAGGTCCGCAACTCGCTCCGCTCGCTCAAGCAGCGTCATCGCGATTGCCAGGTCGTGCGCCGCAAAGGCCGCGTCTACGTGATCAACAAGACGCAGAAGCGCTTCAAAGCCCGTCAGGGCTGA
- the pyrF gene encoding orotidine-5'-phosphate decarboxylase has translation MTLPADDRLIVALDVPSAYEGLVLANQLGDSVSFYKIGLGMLTGGGLALASELKQDQGKRIFLDMKLFDIGATVENAVRGLAQFDLDFLTVHGDPYVVKAAKEGAAGTDLKILAVTILTSLDREDLNGALIKDGAISDLVAERAGRAFEAGADGVIASPQEAAMIRALPEAEGRLIVTPGVRPTGADLGDQKRIATPAAAVGAGADHIVVGRPIHRAPDPRAAAEAILKELQG, from the coding sequence ATGACCCTGCCCGCCGACGACCGTCTCATCGTCGCCCTCGACGTGCCGAGCGCCTATGAAGGCCTCGTGCTGGCGAACCAGCTGGGCGACTCGGTGTCCTTCTACAAGATCGGTCTGGGGATGCTCACCGGCGGCGGCCTCGCGCTGGCCAGCGAGCTAAAGCAGGATCAGGGCAAGCGCATCTTCCTCGATATGAAGCTGTTCGACATCGGCGCGACTGTCGAGAATGCCGTGCGCGGGCTGGCGCAGTTCGACCTCGATTTCCTGACCGTGCATGGCGACCCCTATGTGGTGAAGGCCGCCAAGGAAGGCGCCGCGGGCACCGATTTGAAAATTCTCGCCGTGACGATCCTGACCTCGCTCGACCGCGAGGACCTGAACGGTGCGCTGATCAAGGACGGCGCCATCAGCGATCTCGTGGCGGAACGTGCGGGGCGCGCGTTCGAGGCTGGTGCGGATGGCGTGATCGCCTCGCCGCAGGAAGCCGCGATGATCCGCGCGCTGCCCGAGGCGGAGGGCCGTCTGATCGTGACGCCGGGTGTGCGTCCGACCGGGGCCGATCTTGGCGATCAGAAGCGGATCGCGACCCCGGCGGCTGCCGTGGGCGCAGGTGCCGACCATATCGTCGTCGGCCGTCCGATCCACCGCGCGCCCGATCCGCGGGCTGCGGCGGAAGCGATCCTCAAAGAACTGCAGGGCTGA
- a CDS encoding peptidoglycan-binding protein — MRKLLLTGAAIAALGLPAHAADLALVLGNSDYQRIDDLRSGTALTDSEAKLQTAGFSVLIEDDADAAEIRSRFRDFVTRAPEAERLVVALSGRFVHSDGETWYLPVDARDTSLPEAVSEALPLSAVMTVLAAHPGRAVLLLGSADDAGNGQGLTQPGIGTLDIPQGVTVLRGSPKDVASLMSGDLTEPGASLMQSAQSEDLRASGYMPQDFTLVTEPSGKKPAPVKTPEADPSAPYWDMARSEDTITAYQLYLDRYPNGTNAAQAKQRIQQLRDEPQRQAKATEEALNLSRDQKREVQQNLTILKFDPKGVDGIFGPGSRGAISRWQKANGFDDTSYLTRAQLTALSAQGEKRAAELKAEAEARQAKIDQEDRAYWEQTGKAGDEAGLRAYLKKYPDGLFAELAQERLDKIEADRRSEAQAADRADWDAARKADTIASYRDYLASRSDPAFKAEAEARIAELQQQNQQSDAMKEAAAKEAALGLPGVAKSLVEQRLAQMGLKPGKVDGVFDKDTRRAIRRYQTAGGLEATGYLDQATVAQLLAGAIGAR; from the coding sequence ATGCGTAAACTTCTTCTGACAGGTGCCGCGATCGCGGCGCTTGGCCTTCCCGCCCATGCCGCCGATCTGGCGCTGGTGCTGGGCAATTCCGATTATCAGCGGATCGACGATCTTCGCTCGGGCACCGCGCTGACCGATAGCGAGGCAAAGCTGCAGACGGCGGGCTTCTCGGTGCTGATCGAGGATGACGCCGACGCGGCCGAGATCCGGTCCCGCTTCCGCGATTTCGTGACCCGTGCGCCCGAGGCCGAGCGGCTGGTCGTGGCGCTCTCGGGCCGTTTTGTCCATTCCGACGGCGAGACGTGGTATCTGCCGGTCGACGCCCGCGACACCTCGCTGCCCGAAGCTGTGAGCGAGGCGCTGCCGTTGTCGGCCGTGATGACCGTGCTCGCGGCCCATCCGGGGCGCGCGGTTCTGCTGCTTGGGTCGGCGGATGACGCGGGCAACGGTCAGGGCCTGACCCAACCGGGGATCGGCACGCTCGACATTCCGCAGGGCGTGACGGTGCTGCGCGGCAGCCCTAAGGATGTGGCCAGCCTGATGTCGGGCGATCTGACCGAGCCGGGCGCCTCGCTGATGCAATCGGCGCAATCCGAAGACCTGCGCGCAAGCGGCTACATGCCACAGGATTTCACCCTAGTCACCGAACCGTCGGGCAAGAAGCCTGCCCCGGTGAAGACCCCCGAGGCTGACCCGTCGGCCCCGTATTGGGACATGGCGCGCTCCGAGGACACGATTACCGCCTATCAGCTCTATCTCGACCGCTATCCGAATGGCACCAATGCCGCTCAGGCGAAGCAGCGTATCCAGCAGCTGCGAGACGAGCCTCAGCGGCAAGCGAAGGCTACGGAAGAGGCGCTGAACCTCAGCCGCGATCAAAAGCGCGAGGTGCAGCAGAACCTGACGATCCTGAAATTCGACCCGAAAGGCGTCGACGGCATCTTCGGGCCGGGCTCGCGCGGGGCGATCTCGCGCTGGCAGAAAGCCAACGGCTTCGACGATACGAGTTATCTGACCCGCGCCCAGCTCACCGCACTTTCGGCGCAGGGCGAGAAGCGCGCGGCCGAGCTGAAGGCCGAGGCCGAGGCACGTCAGGCCAAGATCGATCAAGAAGACCGCGCTTATTGGGAGCAGACCGGCAAGGCGGGCGATGAGGCCGGGCTGCGCGCCTATCTCAAGAAATATCCCGACGGGCTGTTTGCGGAACTCGCGCAGGAGCGTCTCGACAAGATCGAAGCCGACCGCCGTTCCGAGGCTCAGGCTGCCGACCGCGCGGACTGGGACGCCGCGCGCAAAGCCGACACCATCGCCAGCTACCGCGACTATCTGGCAAGCCGCTCCGACCCGGCCTTCAAAGCCGAGGCCGAGGCGCGCATCGCCGAGCTGCAGCAACAGAATCAGCAAAGCGACGCGATGAAGGAAGCCGCCGCGAAAGAAGCCGCTCTCGGTCTGCCCGGCGTCGCGAAATCTCTGGTGGAGCAACGGCTTGCCCAGATGGGGCTGAAGCCCGGCAAGGTCGACGGTGTGTTCGACAAGGATACCCGCCGCGCGATTCGCCGCTATCAGACCGCAGGCGGGCTGGAAGCCACCGGCTATCTCGATCAGGCCACCGTGGCGCAGCTTCTGGCCGGGGCGATCGGCGCGCGTTAA
- a CDS encoding N-formylglutamate amidohydrolase produces MSDSPALLPPFRLDRPKALRTAAVFASPHSGAQYPLSLQERAVLDMLRLRSSEDAFVDELLADVPRFGAPLLCAQYPRAWVDLNRAEDELDSALIAGLDRAHPGPRVAAGLGVIPRVVSGARAIYRGKIPMIEAEARINHVWRPYHAQLEALMTEAHGAFGQAILLDMHSMPSEALAASGPRRAEIVLGDRYGTSADREIVREIELIFEGEGLNVARNSPFAGAYITQRYGHPREGYHAIQIEIDRALYMDQHRIAPNENFNAFAALMSRAARQIADLGAHPLRHAAE; encoded by the coding sequence ATGTCCGACAGCCCAGCCCTTTTGCCGCCGTTCCGGCTGGATCGCCCCAAGGCGTTGCGGACGGCTGCGGTCTTCGCCTCGCCCCATTCCGGTGCGCAATACCCGCTTAGCCTGCAGGAACGGGCCGTTCTGGACATGCTGCGCCTGCGGTCTTCCGAAGACGCTTTCGTCGATGAGCTGCTGGCGGATGTGCCGCGATTCGGCGCGCCGCTTCTCTGCGCGCAGTATCCGAGGGCCTGGGTCGATCTCAACCGGGCGGAGGACGAACTTGATTCGGCGCTGATCGCCGGGCTCGACCGGGCGCATCCGGGGCCGCGCGTCGCTGCCGGTCTCGGGGTGATTCCCCGCGTGGTGTCCGGTGCGCGGGCGATCTATCGCGGCAAGATCCCGATGATCGAGGCCGAGGCGCGGATCAACCATGTCTGGCGGCCCTATCACGCGCAGCTCGAGGCGCTGATGACCGAGGCGCATGGGGCTTTCGGGCAGGCGATCCTGCTCGATATGCATTCGATGCCGTCCGAGGCCTTGGCCGCGAGCGGGCCGCGCCGCGCGGAGATCGTGCTCGGCGATCGCTACGGCACCAGCGCCGACCGCGAGATCGTGCGCGAGATCGAACTGATCTTCGAAGGCGAAGGGCTGAACGTGGCGCGCAACAGCCCCTTTGCCGGGGCCTATATCACGCAGCGCTACGGGCATCCGCGCGAGGGGTATCACGCGATCCAGATCGAGATCGACCGCGCCCTCTACATGGATCAGCACCGCATCGCACCGAACGAGAATTTCAATGCGTTCGCGGCGCTGATGAGCCGGGCGGCGCGTCAGATCGCCGATCTCGGGGCGCATCCGCTGCGCCACGCGGCGGAGTGA
- a CDS encoding ABC transporter substrate-binding protein: MKKTLTALVAAAMTLTTAPAFAELVVPNLSYRTGPYAANGIPYADGFNDYFTLLNERDGGIGGEMVATPECETAYNTEKGVECYESTKGEGALAYNPLSTGITYQLIPKVTADGITLYTPGYGRTSAANGKVFKWVFNFPANYWDGASVAIKHIIDQEGGDISGKKIALVYHNSAYGKEPIRTLEELAKKHGFELSTLPVDHPGQEQKSQWLQIRRDKPDYVLMWGWGVMNQVAIQEAVNIRFPMDHFIGVWWSGSENDVAPAGDKASGYKALSFHGTGMDYPVYADLKQYVVDAGKASGAGDQVGTMLYSRGMYAAMIISEAIRKAQEMAGKSNVNAAEVRDGFENLDLTEARLEELGLPNFAQPIKASCENHGGPGSAKVFQWDAGAKKWNEASDWIESDKDVLNPLIEEDSAAFASENNITDQCN, encoded by the coding sequence ATGAAGAAGACCCTAACCGCACTGGTCGCGGCGGCGATGACGCTGACCACGGCCCCGGCTTTCGCCGAACTGGTGGTGCCGAACCTCAGCTATCGCACCGGGCCCTATGCCGCGAACGGCATTCCCTACGCCGATGGCTTCAACGACTATTTCACCCTGCTCAACGAGCGTGACGGGGGCATCGGCGGCGAGATGGTTGCGACCCCCGAATGCGAAACCGCCTATAACACCGAGAAGGGCGTGGAATGCTACGAGTCGACCAAGGGCGAAGGCGCGCTGGCCTATAACCCGCTCTCGACCGGCATCACCTATCAGCTGATCCCGAAGGTCACCGCTGACGGCATCACGCTCTACACCCCGGGCTACGGCCGCACCTCGGCTGCGAACGGCAAGGTGTTCAAGTGGGTCTTCAACTTCCCGGCCAACTACTGGGACGGCGCCTCGGTCGCGATCAAACATATCATTGATCAGGAAGGTGGCGACATCAGCGGTAAGAAAATCGCGCTGGTCTATCACAACTCCGCCTATGGCAAGGAGCCGATCCGCACGCTCGAAGAGCTGGCCAAGAAGCACGGTTTCGAGCTTTCGACCCTGCCCGTCGACCACCCCGGTCAGGAGCAGAAGTCGCAATGGCTGCAAATCCGTCGTGACAAGCCCGACTATGTCCTGATGTGGGGCTGGGGCGTCATGAACCAGGTCGCCATCCAGGAAGCCGTGAACATCCGCTTCCCGATGGATCACTTCATCGGCGTCTGGTGGTCGGGTTCGGAGAACGACGTGGCTCCGGCAGGCGACAAGGCCTCGGGCTACAAGGCGCTGTCGTTCCACGGCACCGGCATGGACTACCCGGTCTATGCGGACCTCAAGCAATATGTCGTCGATGCCGGCAAGGCGTCGGGTGCAGGAGATCAGGTCGGCACGATGCTCTATTCGCGCGGCATGTACGCGGCGATGATCATCTCGGAAGCGATCCGCAAGGCGCAGGAGATGGCCGGCAAGTCGAACGTCAACGCCGCTGAAGTGCGCGACGGTTTCGAGAATCTCGACCTCACCGAAGCCCGTCTGGAAGAGCTCGGCCTGCCGAACTTCGCCCAGCCGATCAAGGCGAGCTGCGAGAACCACGGGGGCCCCGGCTCCGCGAAGGTCTTCCAGTGGGATGCCGGTGCGAAGAAGTGGAACGAAGCCTCTGACTGGATCGAATCCGACAAGGACGTGCTGAACCCGCTGATCGAAGAAGATTCCGCAGCCTTCGCTTCGGAAAACAACATCACCGACCAGTGTAACTGA
- the clpB gene encoding ATP-dependent chaperone ClpB, producing the protein MNMEKFTERSRGFLQAAQTIAMREGHQRVVPEHLLKALMDDDQGLSANLIKRAGGEPARVLEAVDLAVSKLPKVSGGDGQVYVEQSLVRVLDEAEKIAKKAGDSFVPVERVLMALAMVNTRAKDALDAGAVTAQKLNAAINDLRKGRTADSASAEEGYEALKKYARDLTEAAEQGKIDPIIGRDDEIRRTMQVLSRRTKNNPVLIGEPGVGKTAIAEGLALRIIDGDVPESLRDKRLLALDMGALIAGAKYRGEFEERLKAILKEIEAAAGEIILFIDEMHTLVGAGKSDGAMDAANLIKPALARGELHCVGATTLDEYRKYVEKDAALARRFQPVMVEEPTVEDTISILRGIKEKYELHHGVKISDSALVSAATLSHRYITDRFLPDKAIDLVDEAASRLRMEVDSKPEELDALDRQILQMQIEAEALKKEDDTASKDRLEKLEKELADLQDRASEMTAKWQAERDKLESGRSLKEQLDKARAELDQAKREGNLARAGELSYGIIPSLEKQLAAADEAEGEELMVEESVRPEQIAEVVERWTGIPTSKMLEGEREKLLKMEDELHKRVVGQDAAITAVSNAVRRARAGLNDENRPLGSFLFLGPTGVGKTELTKAVANYLFDDDQAMVRIDMSEFMEKHSVARLIGAPPGYVGYDEGGVLTEAVRRRPYQVVLFDEVEKAHPDVFNVLLQVLDDGVLTDGQGRTVDFKQTLIVLTSNLGSQALSQLPEGTDAGEAKRQVMDAVRAHFRPEFLNRLDEMVIFDRLNRENMDGIVEIQLKRLETRLAQRKITLDLDESAHKWLADAGYDPVYGARPLKRVIQRALQDPLAEAILGGEIMDGATVEVTAGPNGLIVGGHAAPLGGTKPADGVPLH; encoded by the coding sequence ATGAACATGGAGAAGTTCACGGAGCGGTCTCGCGGTTTCCTTCAGGCCGCGCAGACGATCGCGATGCGCGAGGGTCATCAACGTGTGGTGCCCGAGCATCTTCTGAAGGCTTTGATGGATGACGATCAGGGGCTGTCGGCCAACCTGATCAAGCGCGCCGGCGGCGAACCTGCCCGCGTGCTCGAAGCCGTCGATCTGGCAGTGTCGAAACTGCCGAAAGTGTCGGGCGGCGACGGGCAGGTCTATGTCGAGCAGAGCCTCGTGCGCGTGCTCGACGAGGCTGAGAAGATCGCCAAGAAAGCAGGCGACAGCTTCGTCCCGGTGGAGCGGGTTCTGATGGCTCTGGCCATGGTGAACACGCGCGCCAAGGATGCGCTCGATGCGGGCGCTGTGACGGCGCAAAAGCTCAACGCCGCGATCAACGATCTGCGCAAGGGCCGCACTGCGGATTCGGCCTCGGCCGAAGAAGGCTATGAAGCGCTCAAGAAATACGCGCGCGATCTGACCGAGGCCGCCGAGCAAGGCAAGATCGACCCGATCATCGGTCGTGATGACGAGATTCGGCGCACCATGCAGGTGCTGAGCCGTCGGACGAAGAACAACCCGGTTCTCATCGGCGAACCCGGCGTGGGTAAGACCGCGATCGCGGAGGGCCTCGCGCTGCGCATCATCGACGGTGACGTGCCGGAGAGCTTGCGCGACAAGCGGCTGCTCGCGCTCGACATGGGCGCGCTGATCGCCGGTGCGAAATATCGCGGCGAGTTCGAAGAGCGTCTGAAAGCGATCCTCAAGGAAATCGAGGCCGCTGCGGGCGAGATCATCCTCTTCATCGACGAGATGCACACGCTCGTCGGCGCCGGGAAATCCGACGGCGCGATGGATGCGGCGAACCTGATCAAGCCGGCGCTGGCCCGTGGTGAGCTGCACTGCGTGGGCGCCACGACGCTCGACGAGTATCGCAAATATGTCGAGAAGGACGCGGCTTTGGCCCGGCGTTTCCAGCCCGTGATGGTGGAAGAGCCGACGGTCGAGGACACGATCTCGATCCTGCGCGGCATCAAGGAGAAATACGAACTCCACCACGGGGTGAAAATCTCCGACTCGGCGCTGGTCTCGGCGGCGACGCTCTCGCATCGCTATATCACCGACCGCTTCCTGCCCGACAAGGCGATCGACCTCGTGGACGAGGCCGCCTCGCGTCTGCGCATGGAAGTGGACAGCAAGCCCGAGGAGCTCGATGCGCTCGACCGTCAGATCCTGCAGATGCAGATCGAAGCGGAAGCGCTGAAGAAAGAGGACGACACCGCGTCGAAGGACCGTCTCGAGAAGCTCGAGAAGGAACTGGCCGATCTGCAGGATCGCGCTTCGGAAATGACTGCCAAGTGGCAGGCCGAGCGGGACAAGCTGGAATCGGGCCGGAGCCTGAAAGAGCAACTCGACAAGGCCCGGGCCGAGCTCGATCAAGCCAAGCGCGAAGGCAATCTCGCCCGCGCCGGTGAGCTCAGCTACGGCATCATCCCGAGCCTCGAGAAGCAACTCGCCGCAGCCGATGAGGCCGAAGGCGAGGAGCTGATGGTCGAGGAATCGGTGCGTCCCGAGCAGATCGCCGAAGTGGTCGAACGCTGGACCGGTATCCCGACCTCGAAGATGCTGGAGGGCGAGCGCGAGAAGCTGCTGAAGATGGAAGACGAGCTGCACAAGCGCGTCGTCGGTCAGGATGCAGCGATCACCGCCGTGTCGAACGCCGTGCGCCGTGCGCGGGCTGGGCTGAATGACGAGAACCGTCCGCTGGGTTCGTTCCTCTTCCTCGGCCCGACCGGCGTGGGTAAGACCGAGCTGACCAAGGCCGTCGCGAATTACCTGTTCGACGACGATCAGGCGATGGTGCGGATCGACATGTCCGAGTTCATGGAGAAACACTCCGTAGCCCGGCTGATCGGTGCCCCTCCGGGCTATGTCGGCTATGACGAGGGTGGCGTTCTGACCGAAGCGGTCCGGCGGCGTCCCTATCAGGTCGTGCTGTTCGACGAGGTCGAGAAGGCGCACCCGGACGTGTTCAACGTGCTGCTGCAGGTGCTCGACGATGGTGTGCTGACCGATGGGCAGGGCCGCACGGTCGATTTCAAGCAGACGCTGATCGTGCTGACCTCGAACCTCGGCTCGCAGGCGCTCAGCCAGCTGCCGGAAGGCACGGATGCGGGCGAGGCCAAGCGTCAGGTGATGGATGCGGTGCGGGCGCATTTCCGCCCCGAATTCCTGAACCGTCTCGACGAGATGGTGATCTTCGATCGCCTGAACCGCGAGAACATGGACGGGATCGTGGAAATCCAGCTCAAGCGGCTGGAGACGCGTCTGGCGCAGCGCAAGATCACGCTGGATCTGGACGAGTCGGCCCACAAGTGGCTCGCCGATGCAGGCTACGACCCGGTCTATGGCGCACGTCCGCTGAAGCGGGTGATCCAACGCGCGTTGCAGGACCCGCTGGCCGAGGCGATCCTTGGCGGCGAGATCATGGATGGTGCGACGGTCGAAGTCACGGCGGGCCCGAACGGCCTGATCGTCGGCGGCCATGCGGCGCCTCTGGGTGGCACGAAGCCTGCCGATGGCGTGCCGCTGCACTAA
- a CDS encoding ABC transporter ATP-binding protein, protein MLDASKTDNTLLEVNNIEVIYNHVILVLKGVSLSVPKGGITALLGGNGAGKTTTLKAISNLLKSERGEVTKGSITYRGERVQDGSPADLVRKGVIQVMEGRHCFEHLTVEENLLTGAYTRKDGRAAIQDDLEMVYTYFPRLKERRKSQAGYTSGGEQQMVAMGRALMSRPETILLDEPSMGLAPQLVEQIFEIVKSVNENEGVTFLLAEQNTNVALRYAHYGYILESGRIVMDGPAAELRENPDVKEFYLGMSDEGRKSFRDVRSYRRRKRWLA, encoded by the coding sequence ATGCTCGACGCTTCGAAAACCGATAACACCCTTCTCGAGGTCAACAATATCGAGGTGATCTACAATCACGTCATCCTCGTGCTGAAAGGGGTGAGCCTGAGCGTGCCCAAGGGCGGGATCACCGCGCTTCTGGGCGGCAACGGCGCGGGCAAGACGACGACGCTCAAGGCGATCTCCAACCTGCTCAAATCCGAGCGCGGCGAGGTGACGAAAGGCTCGATCACCTATCGCGGCGAACGGGTGCAGGACGGCTCCCCCGCCGATCTGGTCCGCAAGGGCGTGATCCAGGTGATGGAGGGGCGCCATTGCTTCGAACACCTGACCGTCGAGGAAAACCTGCTGACCGGCGCCTATACCCGCAAGGACGGGCGCGCCGCGATCCAGGACGACCTGGAGATGGTCTATACCTATTTCCCGCGCCTCAAGGAACGCCGCAAATCGCAGGCGGGCTATACCTCGGGCGGGGAGCAGCAGATGGTCGCGATGGGCCGCGCGCTGATGAGCCGCCCCGAGACGATCCTGCTGGACGAACCTTCGATGGGTCTCGCGCCGCAGTTGGTGGAGCAGATCTTCGAGATCGTGAAATCGGTCAACGAGAACGAGGGCGTGACCTTCCTTCTGGCCGAGCAGAACACCAATGTCGCGCTGCGCTACGCCCATTACGGCTACATTCTGGAGAGCGGGCGCATCGTGATGGACGGTCCCGCAGCCGAGCTGCGCGAGAACCCGGACGTGAAGGAATTCTACCTCGGCATGTCCGACGAAGGCCGCAAGAGCTTCCGCGACGTGCGCAGCTATCGCCGCCGCAAGCGCTGGCTGGCGTAA
- a CDS encoding DNA polymerase IV: MPALCRDCLKSFDEAPKRCPACGKARIVAHPELFDLPIAHIDCDSFYASVEKRDNPELSSQAVIVGGGTRGVVTTCCYIARISGVRSAMPMFQARKLCPDAVIIKPRMEHYANVSREIRAKMVELTPLIEPLSLDEAFLDLGGTERLHHAPPALLMARLAREIETEIGVTASVGLSHNKFLAKIASDLDKPRGFSVIGRGDTEEFLRDKPVSILWGVGAATRSALGRAGIRTLADIRRAGLSRMEDRFGASGRRLFELASGLDARRVSPDSPMKSVSNETTFNTDIADREALMGKLWHLAEKVSARMKARDLAGRTVTLKLKKADFATVTRQTRLEEPSQLADTLYRAGETLFDKLPKGQAYRLIGIGFSDLTAADGRDPAGDLLDPNAGKRASAERAKDAIRARFGADAIRNGRGWDGE, from the coding sequence ATGCCTGCCCTTTGCCGCGATTGCCTGAAGAGTTTTGACGAGGCGCCGAAGCGTTGCCCCGCCTGCGGCAAGGCGCGGATCGTGGCGCATCCGGAGCTGTTCGACCTGCCCATCGCGCATATCGATTGCGACAGCTTCTATGCCTCGGTCGAGAAGCGCGACAATCCCGAACTGTCTTCGCAGGCGGTGATCGTGGGCGGTGGCACGCGCGGGGTGGTGACGACCTGCTGCTACATCGCGCGAATCTCGGGCGTGCGCTCGGCCATGCCGATGTTTCAGGCCCGCAAACTGTGCCCGGACGCAGTGATCATCAAACCGCGGATGGAGCATTACGCCAATGTCTCGCGCGAGATCCGGGCGAAGATGGTCGAGCTGACGCCGCTGATCGAGCCGCTCTCGCTCGACGAGGCGTTCCTCGATCTGGGCGGGACGGAGCGGCTGCATCATGCGCCCCCGGCCCTCCTGATGGCGCGGCTCGCGCGCGAGATCGAGACGGAGATCGGGGTCACGGCCTCGGTCGGTCTCTCGCATAACAAGTTTCTCGCCAAGATCGCCTCGGACCTCGACAAGCCGCGCGGATTTTCGGTGATCGGGCGCGGCGATACGGAAGAGTTTCTCCGCGACAAGCCGGTGTCGATCCTCTGGGGCGTGGGGGCGGCGACGCGCTCGGCCCTTGGGCGCGCGGGCATCCGCACGCTCGCCGATATCCGCCGCGCGGGGCTGTCGCGGATGGAGGACCGTTTCGGCGCATCGGGGCGGCGGCTCTTTGAGTTGGCCAGCGGTCTCGATGCGCGGCGGGTCTCTCCAGACTCGCCGATGAAATCGGTCTCGAACGAGACCACCTTCAACACCGACATCGCCGATCGCGAGGCGCTGATGGGCAAGCTATGGCATCTGGCCGAGAAGGTCTCGGCCCGGATGAAGGCGCGCGATCTGGCGGGGCGGACGGTGACGCTGAAGCTGAAGAAGGCCGATTTCGCGACCGTGACCCGGCAGACCCGGCTGGAGGAGCCGAGCCAATTGGCCGACACGCTTTATCGCGCGGGCGAGACACTGTTCGACAAGCTGCCGAAGGGCCAAGCCTACCGCTTGATCGGCATCGGGTTTTCGGATCTCACGGCAGCCGATGGGCGCGACCCGGCGGGCGATCTGCTCGACCCCAATGCGGGCAAGCGCGCAAGCGCGGAGCGGGCCAAAGATGCGATCCGGGCGCGATTCGGGGCGGATGCGATCCGCAACGGGCGCGGCTGGGACGGGGAGTGA